The Puntigrus tetrazona isolate hp1 chromosome 4, ASM1883169v1, whole genome shotgun sequence genome includes a window with the following:
- the LOC122343002 gene encoding gastrula zinc finger protein XlCGF26.1-like isoform X1, with product MALIKEESEELRIEEAFSLKQEDTEEQIDRMSPKKESEILNEMEEKYQKHDFITGEKSFSCTKAEKTSSRNGAKKTETSYFDCFQCGKSFSHHQSLKDHMRVHGGESPFTCRQCGKSFTDNGSLKRHARIHTGEKPFTCHECGRSFTQKGTLKRHARIHTGERPYSCNLCGKSFKAEINIRYHMKIHTGEKPFTCDQCGKSFRCKVTLNWHAKIHSRENHFICRQCGMSFTDLERLNGHQVIHSGEKPFECHQCERIFRFKKSLKAHTRIHTGEKPYACPQCGRCFTYKATLDSHTRSHTGESPYTCKLCDKSFSHNGNLKTHMRVHTGEKPFTCVECGKSFTRKESLNYHARIHSREVSFACRRCGKSFPDKKRLKGHVRVHSGESALMCQYCGKGFTHKGNLKTHMRIHTGEKPFMCHQCGKSFSHNVSLKTHLRIHTGEKPFTCRQCGKSFRHSVSFKTHVKIHTGEKPFTCLHCGKCFMFQGNLKTHVRVHAGEGKDLGRNSKTHSVNKLQCSVCNKTFTKRSNFKNHLRIHSGERPFNCDQCNKKFLSLSHLEIHLKSHAGVRRYQCSSCGKGFKWLGNLKWHQKRRSCVKLRLRSRHT from the coding sequence ACCGGATGTCACCAAAGAAGGAGAGCGAAATACTAAATGAAATGGAAGAGAAATATCAGAAACATGATTTCATAACCGGAGAAAAATCTTTTAGCTGTACAAAGGCCGAAAAGACTTCCTCGCGGAACGGAGctaaaaagacagaaactagTTATTTCGACTGCTttcagtgcggaaagagtttcagtCATCATCAGAGCCTCAAAGACCACATGAGAGTTCACGGCGGCGAGAGCCCTTTCACCTGCCGGCAGTGTGGGAAAAGTTTTACTGACAACGGAAGCCTTAAAAGGCACGCGcggattcacaccggagagaagcctttcaccTGCCATGAATGCGGAAGAAGTTTCACCCAGAAAGGAACCCTGAAGAGGCACGCGagaatccacaccggagagaggcCTTACTCCTGCAACCTGTGTGGAAAAAGCTTTAAAGCGGAAATAAACATCAGGTATCACATGAAAATtcacacgggagagaagccGTTCACGTGCGAccagtgcggaaagagtttcagATGCAAAGTGACCCTTAATTGGCACGCGAAGATTCACTCGAGAGAGAACCATTTTATATGTCGACAGTGTGGAATGAGTTTTACGGATCTAGAGCGTTTGAACGGCCACCAAGTAATTCACTCCGGAGAGAAGCCCTTCGAATGCCATCAGTGTGAAAGGATTTTCCGATTCAAAAAATCCCTTAAGGCCCACACGAGAATtcacacgggagagaagccttacGCGTGCCCTCAGTGCGGAAGGTGTTTTACGTACAAAGCCACGCTCGATTCCCACACCAGGAGTCACACCGGAGAAAGCCCTTACACGTGCAAACTGTGCGATAAGAGCTTCTCGCACAATGGAAATCTGAAGAcccacatgagagttcacaccggagagaagccgtttACGTGCGTCGAGTGTGGGAAATCGTTCACTCGTAAAGAAAGCCTCAATTACCACGCCAGGATCCACTCGAGAGAGGTCTCTTTCGCGTGCCGTCGGTGCGGGAAAAGTTTCCCGGACAAGAAACGTCTTAAGGGGCACGTCAGAGTTCACTCCGGAGAAAGCGCTCTGATGTGCCAGTACTGTGGGAAGGGTTTCACGCATAAAGGGAACCTGAAGACTCACATGAGAAtacacaccggagagaaacctttcATGTGCCatcagtgcggaaagagtttcagtCACAACGTGAGCCTCAAGACTCACTTgaggattcacaccggagagaagcctttcacGTGCcgtcagtgcgggaagagttttaGACATAGCGTGAGCTTTAAGACTCACGTCAaaattcacaccggagagaaacctttcACGTGCCTTCACTGCGGAAAGTGTTTCATGTTTCAAGGAAACCTCAAGACTCACGTGAGGGTTCATGCTGGAGAGGGAAAAGACCTTGGCCGCAATTCGAAAACCCATTCTGTAAATAAACTGCAGTGTTCTGTGTGCAACAAGACATTTACGAAAAGGAGCAATTTTAAAAACCACCTGCGCATTCACTCCGGAGAAAGGCCCTTTAACTGTGAtcagtgtaataaaaaattTCTTTCACTGTCACACTTAGAAATACACTTGAAAAGTCACGCAGGTGTGCGACGCTATCAGTGTTCCTCGTGTGGGAAGGGTTTTAAATGGCTTGGCAATTTAAAGTGGCACCAGAAAAGACGCAGCTGTGTAAAATTAAGGTTACGTTCACGTCACACCTGA